The Tenacibaculum jejuense genome includes a window with the following:
- a CDS encoding nucleotide pyrophosphohydrolase: MNIQDAQKQVDDWIKNHGVRYFNELTNMAQLTEEVGEVARIIARRYGEQSEKESDKEKDLGEELADVVFVVLCLANQTGVNLQEAFDKKLDIKTKRDHDRHHNNEKLK, encoded by the coding sequence ATGAATATACAAGATGCACAAAAACAAGTAGATGATTGGATAAAAAATCATGGAGTTCGATATTTTAATGAATTAACAAATATGGCTCAGCTTACTGAAGAAGTAGGAGAAGTTGCCCGAATTATTGCTCGTAGATATGGAGAACAAAGTGAAAAAGAAAGTGATAAAGAAAAAGATTTAGGTGAAGAACTAGCAGATGTAGTTTTTGTGGTTTTATGTTTAGCGAATCAAACAGGAGTAAACTTACAAGAAGCTTTTGATAAGAAGTTAGATATAAAAACGAAGCGTGATCACGATCGTCATCATAATAATGAAAAACTTAAGTAA
- a CDS encoding glycosyl hydrolase family 8 has product MKKITLLCLLSFVAIFSQNSNILFENTTYSFGNMPTNVQTSDLRDAYIQWKNAFVDTNCTNGRARVKFDDPNFTVSEGIAYGMLLSAYANDKELFDGLWKFYQSHTNSNGVMNWKIKGCDTVDGQNGATDAELDAAIALIVAGNRFGNSGGINYHQDAKDLIAIMKQHEIEANTYVLKPGDAWGGSNNTNPSYFAPGYFRVYGEFTNDVQFWDNVTTKTYEILNANLTVNNAVECLVSDWCKADGSYSDIVPWAFNSGKSFYYDAARTPWRIATDFIWYGKTEASNYLKKCENFVGSVGGLDNITAGYNQDGSKIHTFKDPTYTGSFASSLMNSGQTTVDNAYATTKNLTSTAYFATTLRVIYMFTLSGNFFNPVSGVLSNEEIVQQQKDVIIYPNPTTNELRLVNFELGKKVKIYNTLGKEIMTTDVKNSNMELVDVSNLPTGIYFINSGKVKIKFIKK; this is encoded by the coding sequence ATGAAAAAAATTACACTTCTTTGTTTATTGTCTTTTGTAGCTATTTTCTCACAAAATTCTAATATACTATTCGAAAATACTACGTATTCTTTTGGAAATATGCCAACTAATGTGCAAACATCAGATTTAAGAGATGCGTATATTCAATGGAAAAATGCTTTTGTAGATACCAATTGTACCAATGGTAGAGCAAGAGTAAAATTTGATGACCCTAATTTTACAGTTTCTGAAGGAATCGCTTACGGAATGTTATTGTCTGCTTATGCAAATGATAAAGAACTTTTTGATGGTTTATGGAAGTTTTATCAGAGTCATACCAATTCTAATGGAGTTATGAATTGGAAGATCAAAGGTTGTGATACAGTAGATGGTCAAAACGGAGCTACTGATGCAGAACTTGATGCTGCAATTGCACTTATTGTTGCAGGAAACCGATTCGGTAATTCTGGAGGTATTAATTACCATCAAGATGCAAAAGATTTAATTGCTATCATGAAGCAACATGAAATTGAAGCAAATACTTATGTTTTAAAACCAGGAGATGCCTGGGGTGGATCAAATAATACCAACCCATCTTATTTCGCTCCAGGATATTTTAGAGTATATGGAGAGTTTACTAATGATGTTCAATTTTGGGACAATGTAACAACCAAAACTTATGAGATTTTAAATGCTAATTTAACTGTTAATAATGCAGTAGAATGCTTGGTTTCAGATTGGTGTAAAGCAGATGGTTCGTATTCAGATATAGTTCCTTGGGCTTTTAACTCAGGAAAGTCTTTTTATTATGATGCGGCAAGAACACCTTGGAGAATTGCAACAGATTTTATTTGGTATGGTAAAACTGAAGCATCAAATTATCTAAAGAAATGTGAAAACTTTGTTGGTAGTGTTGGAGGATTAGATAATATTACTGCAGGTTATAACCAAGACGGTAGTAAAATCCATACATTTAAAGACCCTACTTATACTGGCTCTTTTGCATCTTCATTAATGAATTCAGGTCAAACTACTGTAGATAATGCTTATGCAACGACAAAGAACTTAACTTCTACAGCTTATTTTGCAACAACATTACGAGTAATTTATATGTTCACTTTATCTGGAAACTTTTTTAATCCCGTTTCAGGAGTATTAAGTAATGAAGAAATTGTGCAACAGCAAAAAGATGTTATAATTTACCCTAATCCAACAACTAACGAGTTACGCTTAGTAAACTTTGAGCTAGGAAAAAAAGTAAAGATATACAATACACTTGGTAAAGAAATTATGACTACGGATGTGAAAAATTCTAATATGGAGTTAGTAGATGTTTCTAATTTACCAACAGGAATTTATTTTATCAACAGTGGTAAGGTGAAGATTAAATTTATAAAAAAATAA
- a CDS encoding MFS transporter → MKKLFTNYLATFKGLSKEVWWLSLITLINRAGTMVIPFLSLYLKEGLNFTFSDVGLIMVFFGLGSVAGSRLGGYLTDKIGYYKVMQVSLFLTGVLFVLLQYVTTLFGFCASIFVLMTVADTFRPAMFVALSSYSKPENKTRSVTLIRLAINLGFSAGPAVGGLIISTLGYQGLFWVDGVTCVLATILLVNVLHPKKARILDEIKNENPASVYSDKLFWIFFVAMALFGVVFLQYFSTIPLYYRDVHHLSEIEIGLLLGANGFIIFLLEMPLVTWLEDFKQNKITLMIIGGVLVTLSFIVLNMTGWIGILIVGMFFMTIGEMIMFPFSNAYAMERAKRGSQGQYMSWYSISFSLAHVFGHFSGMHLIDKIGFDNTWYIMFGLSLLSGLFLLMLRYKTKQVEKI, encoded by the coding sequence ATGAAAAAGTTATTTACGAATTACTTAGCAACTTTTAAAGGCCTCTCTAAAGAGGTTTGGTGGTTGTCTTTAATTACACTTATTAACAGAGCAGGAACAATGGTAATTCCATTTTTATCATTGTACTTAAAAGAAGGCCTCAATTTTACATTTTCAGATGTTGGGCTTATTATGGTTTTTTTCGGACTAGGTTCTGTGGCAGGATCAAGGTTAGGAGGATATTTAACAGATAAAATAGGGTATTATAAAGTAATGCAGGTGAGCTTGTTTTTAACAGGTGTTTTATTCGTGTTACTACAATATGTTACAACGTTATTTGGTTTTTGTGCATCAATATTTGTCTTAATGACAGTTGCAGATACATTTCGCCCGGCAATGTTTGTAGCATTAAGTTCGTATAGTAAGCCAGAAAATAAAACAAGATCAGTAACATTAATACGTTTAGCAATTAACTTAGGTTTCTCAGCAGGTCCAGCTGTTGGTGGTTTAATTATTTCAACATTAGGGTATCAAGGATTGTTTTGGGTAGATGGTGTTACATGTGTTTTAGCTACAATTTTATTGGTAAATGTTTTACATCCTAAAAAAGCAAGAATTCTAGATGAAATCAAAAATGAAAATCCAGCGTCTGTATATTCAGATAAACTATTTTGGATATTCTTTGTAGCCATGGCCTTGTTTGGAGTTGTATTTTTACAGTATTTCTCTACTATTCCATTGTATTACAGAGATGTTCATCACTTGTCAGAAATTGAAATAGGATTATTGTTAGGAGCAAATGGATTCATTATTTTCTTATTAGAAATGCCTTTAGTAACGTGGTTAGAAGATTTTAAGCAAAACAAAATAACATTAATGATAATAGGAGGAGTGTTAGTCACTCTAAGTTTTATTGTTTTAAATATGACAGGTTGGATTGGGATTTTAATCGTAGGAATGTTTTTTATGACGATTGGTGAAATGATAATGTTTCCTTTTTCTAATGCTTATGCTATGGAAAGAGCAAAAAGAGGAAGTCAAGGACAATATATGTCTTGGTATAGTATTTCATTCTCTTTGGCACATGTTTTCGGACATTTCTCAGGAATGCATTTAATAGATAAAATAGGTTTTGATAATACATGGTATATCATGTTTGGATTGTCATTACTTAGTGGATTATTTCTTTTAATGTTGCGTTATAAAACAAAGCAAGTAGAAAAAATATAG
- a CDS encoding DUF1684 domain-containing protein produces the protein MKKVILFLFLSLFLSCNSGKRKPLGESDFQREMNSKFKDASTSPLTKSGLRKFKGLAFFPINEKFKVSAKLTKTPNGKVFNFPTTTSETVKYKKYGIIQFSIDGKDFELDIYKDPNPRIDYKNHLFLPFLDETNGKGSYGGGRFIDVLTTDIKEDGTITIDFNKAYNPYCAYNKLYSCPITPRNNSLAIAIEAGVMDYKK, from the coding sequence ATGAAGAAAGTTATCTTATTTCTTTTCTTATCTCTATTCTTGTCGTGTAACTCTGGAAAAAGAAAACCTTTAGGTGAGTCTGATTTTCAGCGTGAAATGAACTCCAAATTTAAAGATGCTTCAACTTCCCCGTTAACCAAAAGTGGTTTACGAAAATTTAAAGGGTTAGCTTTTTTTCCTATTAATGAAAAATTTAAAGTTTCAGCAAAATTAACTAAAACTCCAAACGGAAAAGTATTTAACTTTCCTACAACTACTTCAGAAACTGTAAAATATAAAAAATACGGTATTATTCAATTTTCAATAGATGGAAAAGATTTTGAATTAGATATTTACAAAGATCCAAATCCAAGAATTGATTATAAAAATCACTTATTTCTTCCTTTTTTAGATGAAACTAACGGAAAAGGTTCTTATGGTGGTGGTCGTTTTATTGATGTTTTAACTACAGATATTAAAGAAGACGGAACCATTACTATAGATTTCAATAAAGCTTATAATCCTTATTGTGCGTATAACAAACTGTACTCTTGCCCGATTACACCAAGAAACAATTCTTTAGCTATTGCTATTGAAGCTGGTGTGATGGACTATAAAAAGTAA
- a CDS encoding crotonase/enoyl-CoA hydratase family protein → MSNVVHYSTEANYAILKIANGKVNAISHEVIDELNTYLDKVEQEERVVIIAGQDGILSGGFDLKVMTKSPDAAKELVTKGSKLSLRLLSFPYPVIVACGGHAVAKGAFLLLSADYRLGVAGDFKIGLNEVMIGMTMHNAGVEIARGKLTPVYFQRSVANAEMYNPEDAVTAGFLDKIVPQEHLLPTATKVAQMFGKLNKKAHRDTKLKVRKETLERLEKAIEEDIAQELSFDA, encoded by the coding sequence ATGAGTAATGTAGTACACTATAGTACAGAAGCAAATTATGCAATTTTAAAAATTGCAAATGGAAAAGTAAATGCGATTTCTCATGAAGTTATCGATGAGTTAAATACTTATTTAGATAAAGTAGAACAAGAAGAAAGAGTAGTCATTATTGCTGGGCAAGATGGTATTTTATCTGGTGGTTTTGATTTAAAAGTAATGACTAAATCTCCAGACGCTGCAAAAGAATTGGTAACTAAAGGTTCTAAACTTTCACTTCGTTTATTGTCTTTTCCTTATCCTGTTATTGTAGCTTGTGGAGGTCATGCCGTAGCGAAAGGAGCGTTCTTATTATTATCTGCTGATTATAGATTAGGAGTTGCGGGAGATTTCAAAATCGGGTTAAATGAAGTAATGATCGGAATGACGATGCACAACGCTGGTGTTGAAATAGCTAGAGGAAAATTAACTCCAGTATATTTCCAAAGAAGTGTAGCTAATGCAGAAATGTATAATCCTGAAGATGCTGTAACAGCTGGATTCTTAGATAAAATTGTACCTCAAGAGCATTTATTACCAACAGCAACTAAAGTGGCACAAATGTTCGGCAAGTTAAATAAAAAAGCACATAGAGATACAAAGCTAAAAGTTCGTAAAGAAACTTTAGAAAGATTAGAGAAAGCAATAGAAGAAGATATCGCTCAAGAATTATCTTTTGATGCTTAA
- the crcB gene encoding fluoride efflux transporter CrcB, producing the protein MKQLFLVFIGGGFGSVLRFLLGKALNNSETGIPLGTFLANILGSLLIGFILGLAAKNEIVTQNHSLLLATGFCGGFTTFSTFAYENHVFLKSGDFISFALYTIASFVLGFLAVFLGIYLIKYII; encoded by the coding sequence ATGAAACAGTTATTCTTAGTATTTATTGGAGGAGGTTTTGGAAGTGTTTTACGATTTCTTTTAGGTAAAGCTTTAAATAATTCAGAAACTGGTATTCCTTTAGGTACTTTTTTAGCTAATATTTTAGGAAGCTTACTTATAGGCTTTATTTTAGGTTTAGCTGCAAAAAATGAAATAGTAACTCAAAATCACTCATTATTATTAGCCACTGGTTTTTGTGGTGGATTTACAACATTTTCAACCTTCGCTTATGAAAATCATGTGTTTTTAAAATCAGGAGACTTTATTTCTTTTGCATTGTATACAATAGCTAGTTTCGTGTTAGGCTTTTTAGCTGTGTTTTTAGGAATTTATTTAATAAAATATATCATATGA
- a CDS encoding SRPBCC family protein — protein sequence MKVLKYILLLLLALVLISLLYVTVQPSDYNINRSKVIHQPISKIFNTVNDLKTWEKWGPWHDKDSTIVVTYGDKTVGVGASDSWTSKDGPGSMKTIALETNKSITQEIKFGDNDPGEILWNFEEVKGSTKVTWTMKDDKAPFFFKMISAISGGWDNMLGPMLENGLNNLDEVVTLMPDPFRLGEIRTISHEDKSFIGFHYKMKIDENAMQKAFMEALPKAGIYAAKSGLKEGDYIPGGLYHKWDEKTGEADFHIGLLLNKDIPAAEGMDKITVSGGKYVTLTKCGAYGIGDVEAHKKLGAYIKENKLTPKYPLYELYVNDPSKVKEHDIQTDIYYLVE from the coding sequence ATGAAAGTCTTAAAATACATCTTATTACTTTTACTAGCTTTAGTGTTAATCAGTTTATTGTATGTTACAGTACAACCTTCTGATTATAATATAAATCGATCTAAAGTCATTCATCAACCTATTAGTAAAATATTTAACACGGTAAACGATCTCAAAACTTGGGAAAAATGGGGCCCGTGGCACGATAAAGATTCTACAATAGTTGTTACTTACGGTGACAAAACCGTTGGAGTTGGAGCAAGTGACAGCTGGACAAGTAAAGATGGTCCAGGAAGTATGAAAACTATTGCCTTAGAAACAAACAAATCAATTACACAAGAAATCAAATTTGGCGATAATGACCCTGGTGAAATCCTATGGAATTTTGAAGAGGTAAAAGGATCAACCAAAGTAACTTGGACTATGAAAGATGATAAAGCTCCTTTCTTTTTCAAGATGATTTCTGCAATCAGTGGAGGTTGGGACAATATGTTAGGTCCGATGTTAGAAAATGGATTAAATAATTTAGATGAAGTAGTTACATTAATGCCAGATCCTTTTCGTTTAGGAGAAATAAGAACGATATCGCATGAAGATAAATCATTTATTGGTTTTCATTATAAAATGAAAATAGACGAAAATGCTATGCAAAAGGCGTTTATGGAAGCCTTGCCTAAAGCAGGAATCTATGCTGCTAAATCTGGGTTAAAAGAAGGAGATTATATTCCTGGTGGTTTGTATCATAAATGGGATGAAAAAACAGGAGAAGCAGATTTTCATATTGGCTTATTACTAAACAAAGATATTCCTGCAGCTGAAGGAATGGATAAAATCACAGTTTCTGGTGGAAAGTATGTCACTTTAACAAAATGTGGAGCGTATGGAATTGGTGATGTTGAAGCACATAAAAAATTAGGAGCATACATCAAGGAAAATAAGTTAACACCTAAATATCCGTTATATGAGCTGTATGTTAACGATCCTTCAAAAGTAAAAGAGCATGACATTCAAACGGATATTTATTATTTAGTAGAATAA
- a CDS encoding DoxX family protein → MLKILTHISRVLVGLLFIYSGFVKLVDPVGSKYKFEEYFSADVLNLEFLIPVALAFSILLIITELVLGVMLLVGYKSKFTVWSLFGINLIFLFLTWYSYAYNKVTDCGCFGDAIKLTPKETFYKNIVFMVFIVILIIGVKHIKPLISNKIASYATLGSLVISSFIAYYVLQHLPIIDFRAYAIGTNIAEGMSFGPNGEDPKIHDFEISTVDGDVLEDMLTKEKAMLILMTTLEKVNKEGLKSISEVAAKAKQNGYEIYVLTSDIMMADVIYEENTEKLDAFIKEYNLPYTFGSCDEKAIKTAIRANPGIIIVEKGVITNKKKWRDVDEIKF, encoded by the coding sequence ATGTTAAAAATATTGACACACATTTCAAGAGTTCTTGTTGGATTATTATTTATTTATTCTGGATTTGTAAAATTAGTAGACCCAGTAGGATCTAAGTACAAATTCGAAGAATATTTTAGTGCAGATGTATTAAACCTTGAGTTTTTAATACCTGTTGCTTTAGCTTTTTCAATATTATTAATCATTACAGAATTAGTTTTGGGTGTAATGCTTTTGGTAGGTTATAAATCAAAATTTACAGTTTGGAGCTTATTTGGTATTAATTTAATTTTCTTGTTTTTAACTTGGTATTCCTACGCATACAATAAAGTAACAGATTGTGGTTGTTTTGGAGATGCAATTAAATTAACACCTAAAGAAACATTTTATAAGAATATCGTATTTATGGTATTCATAGTCATCTTAATTATTGGAGTAAAACACATAAAGCCTTTAATTTCAAATAAAATAGCATCTTACGCAACATTAGGATCATTGGTTATTTCGTCATTTATCGCTTATTATGTGTTGCAACATTTACCAATTATAGATTTTAGAGCTTACGCTATTGGAACGAATATTGCCGAAGGAATGTCTTTTGGACCGAACGGAGAAGATCCTAAGATTCATGATTTTGAAATTAGTACTGTTGATGGTGATGTTTTAGAGGATATGTTAACGAAAGAAAAAGCAATGTTAATCTTGATGACTACCTTAGAAAAGGTAAACAAAGAAGGATTAAAATCTATTTCTGAAGTTGCAGCAAAAGCAAAGCAGAACGGATACGAAATTTATGTATTAACGTCTGATATTATGATGGCAGATGTTATTTATGAAGAGAATACAGAAAAATTAGATGCTTTCATTAAAGAATATAACTTACCATATACTTTTGGAAGTTGTGATGAGAAAGCAATCAAAACTGCAATTAGAGCCAATCCAGGTATCATTATTGTAGAAAAAGGAGTAATTACAAACAAGAAGAAATGGAGAGACGTGGATGAAATAAAATTTTAA
- a CDS encoding DUF1599 domain-containing protein encodes MHNTSEQYDSVVNECRNLFVNKMKDYGSAWRILRLPSLTDQIFIKAQRIRQLQENEVRKVDEGERSEFIGIINYSVMALVQLDLGVVEQPDLSTEEATVLYDKYIKITKELMEKKNHDYGEAWRDMRVSSLTDLILQKLLRVKQIEDNKGKTLVSEGIDANYQDMINYAVFAMIHFNEATS; translated from the coding sequence ATGCATAATACCTCAGAGCAGTACGATTCGGTTGTAAATGAATGCCGAAACTTATTTGTAAATAAGATGAAAGATTATGGTAGCGCATGGAGAATTTTACGCTTACCATCGTTAACAGATCAAATTTTTATTAAAGCGCAACGTATTCGTCAGTTGCAAGAAAATGAAGTTAGAAAGGTAGATGAAGGTGAAAGATCTGAGTTTATTGGAATAATTAATTATTCTGTCATGGCTTTAGTTCAGCTAGATTTAGGCGTTGTAGAACAGCCAGATTTATCTACGGAAGAAGCAACAGTCTTGTATGATAAATACATTAAAATAACGAAGGAATTAATGGAGAAGAAAAACCATGATTATGGTGAAGCGTGGCGAGATATGCGAGTTTCTTCTTTAACAGATTTAATTTTACAAAAGTTATTACGAGTAAAACAAATAGAAGATAATAAAGGTAAAACATTAGTTTCTGAAGGAATTGATGCAAATTATCAGGATATGATAAATTATGCTGTATTTGCGATGATTCACTTCAATGAAGCGACATCATAA
- the folP gene encoding dihydropteroate synthase, with amino-acid sequence MTINCKGTLIDLSSPKVMGILNITPDSFYDGGKYKSDISILNQTNKMLTDGATFIDVGAYSSRPGAQHISEEEELKRIVPIIELLLKNFPEITISVDTFRSKVAEETIVAGASLINDISGGNMDNKMYSTVAKLQVPYILMHMQGTPQNMQKNPTYNNIITDLISFFAEKIFELRKLKLNDVIIDVGFGFGKTIDHNYQLLKDLDLFKNLDVPVLTGVSRKSMLYKLLNITPQEALNATTAANTIALLNGSNILRVHDVKEAVEAIKIVELVK; translated from the coding sequence ATGACAATTAATTGCAAAGGCACACTTATCGATTTATCTTCTCCTAAAGTAATGGGGATCTTAAATATTACACCAGATTCATTCTATGATGGAGGAAAATATAAAAGTGATATAAGTATTTTAAACCAAACAAATAAAATGCTTACAGATGGAGCTACTTTTATTGATGTTGGAGCATATTCTTCTAGACCTGGAGCTCAACATATTTCAGAAGAAGAAGAGTTAAAACGTATTGTTCCTATAATTGAATTGTTGCTAAAAAACTTCCCTGAAATTACTATCTCCGTTGATACTTTTAGAAGCAAAGTTGCAGAAGAAACAATTGTAGCGGGAGCTAGTCTTATCAACGATATTTCTGGAGGAAATATGGATAATAAAATGTATAGCACAGTAGCCAAATTACAAGTTCCTTACATTTTGATGCATATGCAAGGTACACCTCAGAACATGCAAAAAAATCCTACTTACAATAATATCATAACTGATTTAATTTCTTTTTTTGCTGAAAAGATTTTTGAACTACGTAAACTAAAACTAAACGATGTAATTATTGATGTTGGTTTTGGGTTTGGAAAAACAATTGATCATAATTATCAACTTTTAAAAGATCTCGACCTTTTTAAAAATTTAGATGTTCCTGTTTTAACTGGAGTTTCAAGAAAGTCCATGTTGTATAAACTTTTAAATATTACTCCACAAGAAGCTTTAAATGCTACTACTGCCGCTAATACTATTGCTTTATTAAATGGGTCAAATATTCTTCGTGTTCACGATGTAAAAGAAGCTGTAGAAGCTATTAAAATTGTTGAACTCGTTAAATAA
- a CDS encoding ExbD/TolR family protein, translating into MKRGANPEINAGSMADIAFLLLIFFLVTTTMDVDKGIFRKMAEKNDNPPPIELHEKNLFDVNININDEILIGNNLVNINEITDLAMKFIDNGGGKDINGQVCDWCNGDKRLDLSDHPSKALITISADRNATYETYINVLNSVNRAYNQLRNKLALKLYRTSFTAMEEEFKRTKNQKIFEKIKIIRSKYPLLIGDVETTMASK; encoded by the coding sequence ATGAAAAGAGGAGCTAATCCTGAAATTAATGCCGGATCAATGGCAGACATCGCTTTTTTATTACTTATTTTTTTTCTGGTTACCACTACTATGGATGTAGACAAAGGTATTTTTAGAAAAATGGCCGAAAAAAATGATAATCCGCCTCCTATTGAACTCCATGAAAAAAATCTCTTTGATGTTAACATTAATATTAATGACGAAATTTTGATTGGAAATAACCTAGTTAACATCAATGAAATTACAGATTTGGCTATGAAATTTATTGACAATGGTGGCGGTAAAGATATTAATGGTCAAGTATGCGATTGGTGTAATGGTGACAAAAGACTAGATTTATCGGATCATCCTTCTAAAGCTTTAATCACTATTAGCGCTGACAGAAACGCTACTTATGAAACTTATATCAATGTTTTAAATAGTGTAAATCGTGCGTATAATCAACTTCGTAATAAACTAGCTTTAAAACTTTACCGTACAAGTTTTACGGCTATGGAAGAAGAATTTAAACGTACTAAAAATCAGAAGATATTTGAAAAAATTAAAATTATTCGTAGTAAATATCCTTTATTAATTGGAGATGTAGAAACTACTATGGCTAGTAAATAA
- the cdaA gene encoding diadenylate cyclase CdaA encodes MLDFLDFSFLDILDIILVAVLLYYTYKLLKGTVAINIVIGIAVIFLIWKATQALHMEMLSGILGYLLSGGVIALIIVFQQEIRKFLLMIGTNNFTNKRGFLNQLKFLQSEINTDTDTDTIITSCATLSTTKTGALIVIERTNKLDFLVSTGDKMNAQINDAILQSIFYKNSPLHDGATIVRDNYIIATRVILPVSDNTKIPSRFGLRHRAAIGITEKTDAVCIIVSEETGEISYIKDGGFVLYKTQEDLAQILKQDLSN; translated from the coding sequence ATGCTAGATTTTTTAGACTTTTCTTTTTTAGATATTTTAGATATCATTCTAGTTGCTGTATTATTATACTATACTTATAAACTATTAAAGGGAACTGTTGCAATTAATATTGTTATTGGTATTGCTGTTATTTTTTTAATATGGAAAGCTACACAAGCACTTCATATGGAGATGTTAAGTGGAATTCTTGGTTATTTACTTTCTGGTGGGGTTATTGCTTTAATTATTGTATTTCAACAAGAAATAAGAAAGTTTCTATTAATGATTGGAACAAATAATTTTACTAATAAGAGAGGCTTTTTAAACCAGTTAAAATTTTTACAATCTGAAATTAATACAGACACCGATACCGATACGATTATAACTTCTTGCGCTACACTATCTACAACCAAAACCGGAGCATTAATTGTAATAGAAAGAACTAATAAACTTGATTTTTTAGTGAGTACTGGAGATAAAATGAATGCACAAATTAACGATGCTATTCTTCAAAGTATTTTCTATAAAAATAGTCCACTACATGATGGTGCTACTATTGTTAGAGATAATTATATTATTGCGACTCGTGTAATATTACCTGTTTCAGATAATACTAAAATCCCATCAAGATTCGGTTTACGACATAGAGCTGCCATTGGAATTACAGAAAAAACAGATGCTGTTTGTATTATTGTTTCAGAGGAAACAGGTGAAATATCTTACATAAAAGATGGAGGTTTTGTATTGTATAAAACCCAAGAAGATTTAGCTCAAATTCTGAAACAAGATTTATCTAACTAA